One stretch of Caldisericota bacterium DNA includes these proteins:
- a CDS encoding aminopeptidase, producing MDIEYKTKNAWNKLNKKEVMDFSEQYRQFVTACKTERETVEFVQEQAVKRGYVDLFSDEYKGGDFLAINDNKNILLFKEGKAPVENGINFVVAHIDSPRIDVKQNPLYEGADIAMFKTHYYGGIKKYQWVTVPLALHGIIILKSGEKLSVSIGESAEDPVFMISDLLPHLARKQMEKPIKEAIVGEALDPVVGSIPVEDEKEKSRIKKYILNLLHDKYGIVEEDFVSSELTFVPAGSARDVGFDNSLLMGYGHDDKICAYTAYCGLFDSDNLGKSAMVLLMDKEETGSDGVTGSQSDFLEYVIEKYIKMKGIKDLSARDVLHHSFSLSADVNAAVDPLYKDVFEEQNAAMVGHGIVMTKYTGSGGKYSSSDASAELVYLVRNLFNQCDIPWQIGELGKVDIGGGGTIAKYMAKRGIATVDAGPPLLSMHAPFELASKADIYSSYLAYKAFLEKFTSKK from the coding sequence GTGGATATTGAATATAAAACAAAAAATGCTTGGAATAAGTTAAACAAAAAAGAAGTTATGGATTTTTCAGAGCAGTACAGGCAGTTTGTCACTGCTTGCAAGACAGAGCGGGAAACTGTAGAATTTGTACAGGAACAGGCCGTTAAGCGTGGCTACGTCGATCTATTTTCCGACGAATACAAGGGAGGAGATTTTTTAGCGATAAATGACAATAAAAACATCCTACTCTTTAAAGAAGGCAAAGCTCCGGTAGAGAACGGAATCAATTTTGTTGTTGCTCATATTGACTCCCCGCGCATTGATGTCAAGCAGAACCCTTTGTATGAAGGCGCTGATATAGCTATGTTTAAAACTCATTACTACGGCGGAATAAAAAAGTATCAATGGGTTACAGTGCCACTTGCCTTACATGGCATAATCATCTTAAAGAGCGGAGAAAAACTTTCTGTCTCAATTGGCGAATCAGCAGAGGATCCTGTATTTATGATTTCGGATCTGCTTCCTCACCTGGCCAGGAAACAGATGGAAAAGCCCATTAAAGAGGCAATAGTTGGCGAAGCACTTGACCCGGTTGTTGGAAGTATTCCTGTTGAAGATGAGAAAGAAAAAAGCAGGATAAAAAAATATATCCTAAACCTACTTCACGACAAATATGGGATTGTTGAAGAGGATTTTGTTTCCTCGGAGCTTACATTTGTTCCGGCAGGGTCAGCGCGAGATGTAGGGTTTGATAATAGTCTTTTAATGGGGTACGGGCATGATGATAAAATATGCGCGTACACTGCCTATTGCGGTTTGTTCGATTCAGACAATCTGGGTAAATCTGCAATGGTGCTTCTTATGGATAAGGAAGAAACCGGCAGCGACGGCGTTACCGGATCTCAAAGCGATTTCCTCGAATATGTGATTGAAAAATATATAAAAATGAAAGGGATAAAGGATTTATCTGCAAGAGATGTGCTCCACCACTCTTTTTCTCTATCGGCTGATGTGAATGCAGCGGTTGACCCTCTTTATAAGGACGTTTTTGAAGAGCAGAATGCGGCAATGGTTGGACATGGAATCGTTATGACAAAATATACAGGTTCTGGTGGAAAATACAGCTCGAGTGATGCATCTGCCGAGCTTGTGTACCTTGTGAGAAATTTATTCAACCAATGCGATATTCCCTGGCAGATAGGAGAATTGGGTAAAGTGGATATTGGAGGCGGCGGCACAATTGCCAAATATATGGCAAAACGTGGCATAGCAACAGTTGATGCAGGGCCTCCTTTACTTTCAATGCACGCTCCATTTGAGCTTGCCTCGAAGGCAGATATTTATTCCTCTTATCTTGCGTATAAAGCTTTTTTGGAAAAATTCACATCTAAGAAATGA